From the Winogradskyella forsetii genome, the window TATGGTGAGCAATGGACCAATGCTGCTCCAATGCTCAAAATTTTGTCTGTTGCCGGCTTGGTCTTGCCCATTAGTAATATAAATTTAAATCTTTTTATGGTTAAAGGAAAGTCTAGATTTCTTATGTCATATGAGCTGGCAAAGCATATTCTGTCAGCTATTGTAATGGTTATTTCCATTAACTATGGCATGGAATATTTTCTATATAGCTTAGTGGCTATGGCATATTTGTTTTTTTTTATGAACATCACTTTAACTTATAAAAAATTTAAATTCTCTATACGAGCACAATTAATGGCTTTTACTTCTAAATTAATACCGGCATTGCTACTTGTTATTGCCATAGAATTGTTAATTTTACCAAAGGAAGTGTCCTTGACTTATATGTTAATTGTTTCTCCAATATTTACGATTATCTATTTTGTGAGTGCATTTTTAATTGACAAAGAGTTATATTTTCTAATAAGAGATTTAGTTAAACCTAAATTGAAACAAGTAGCAACTAAATTGTCAAATTATTTTTAATATTAATAGAAGAAATTTATTTTTATAAATACAGCACACCCAAAACCTTGAAATTTATTTTAATACTATTATGATAATTACAAAAGATTTTGTTTTTATACACATGCCTAAAACAGGTGGAACTTTTGTGCACGGTATATTTAAAAAAATTATTGCCAAATACAAGAAAAATAATGCGTTACATTGGTATGCCAACAGGCTTGCATTAAAAATGAATTTAGCTATACCCATATACCAGAAAATAGATACTATAAAATATTATGAGCATCCAAATAATCCTGTAGTAGGCCAACATGCGGGCGTTTCTTTTATACCTACTAAATATCGCATGCTCCCAGTAATTTCCGTAAAACGAGATCCAGTTAAGAAATTCATCTCAGCATATTATTACAGATGGTGGGAACGTTTCCCCACATTATCAATCACTGAATTAGAGCTGTTATTTCCGCACTATCCAGATATCACTATAGAGGAGTATTTTAAATTGGCCTATGATATAGAGATGAAAAAATTTTTCGAAAGTGATTTCAGAGAGGACATTGGAGTACTATCATGGCAATTTATAAGAATGTATTCAACAGATCCATTATATGTTTACAATAATATAACCCAACAGAATTATTCTGAATTTGTTAAAACCTATTTTGTTAATGTCCAGTTTTTTGAGATGAACACATTAAATTCAGATTTTGAAGCATATATTAAAACAACTTCTTTTTCTGAATATTCAGACTTTTTTGAAACCAGTGAGCGAATTTACCCGCCAGGTTCAAACATTAAAAAAAGATCAGAGAAAATTTCTAATGAATTATCTGAAACGTTGATGAGCAGAGAATGGCTCTTGTATAATTTTTTTCCAGAATATAAATTATGATACCTGTAACAGAACCCTTCTTACCACCAAAATTAGAGTTGTACGCCTTGTTAGATGAGGTCTATGATAGAAACTGGCTTACCAATAGTGGTCCATTAGTGAACTTGTTAGAATCTGAAATTCCAAAGTTTTTAAATTATAATGGTCATTTTAGTTATGTAAATAATGGCACCATAGCACTACAAATTGCTATTAAAGCTTTGGAACTTCAAGGAGAAATTATTACTACACCCTTTTCTTATGTCGCTACAACAAGCAGTATTGCCTGGCAAGGCTGTAAAGCAGTCTTTGTAGATATTGAAAAAGAATCTTGCAATATTGATCCTAAAAAGATTGAAGCCGCCATAACACCTCAAACCTCAGCTATTTTAGCGACCCATGTATATGGTAATCCTTGTGACGTAGAAGCCATTGCGGAAATTGCCAAAAAGCATAGTCTGAAGGTGATATATGATGCAGCACATTGTTTTGGAACGACCTATAAAGGAAAATCAATCTTTGAGTATGGTGATGTAAGTACCACGAGTTTTCATGCTACTAAATTATTCCATACTGTAGAAGGTGGCGCTTTATTTACCAATAATAAGGATTTAGCACATAAAATAAATTACATGCGTAATTTTGGTCATAATGGTCAAGAAGAGTTTTGGGGCATTGGTATAAATGGTAAAAATTCAGAGTTTCATGCCGCAATGGGAATAGCAAATCTTAAGCATATATCAAATATTCTAAAAAAACGCAAAGCGCAGTGGTTGTATTATAGGGATCAACTTGGAAGTCATCTCAACGTTTTAGAACTGATTGATGAGGCAGGTTTTAATTTCGCCTATTTTCCAATATTCTTTGCCACGGAAGAAGAATTATTAGCTAAGAAAAAAGTATTGGACGAGAATCATATTTACTGCAGACGTTATTTTTTTCCAAGTTTAAACACTTTAAATTATGCGATTAATACTGATTTATGCGAGATTGCAGAGCAAAGAGCAAAAACCGTATTAACCTTGCCACTTTACGATAAATTGAGCAGCGCAAATCAGCTCTTAATTGTTAAAAATCTTTTAAGTTGAAATCAAAAAACATTGTCATATTCTGTGCAGGTCCTCAAACGAGGGTAATTATTGATATTTTAATGGATCAACCTGAATATGAAATTATAGGTTTAATCGACTCTGTCATTGCTATTGGAGATGCTTTTTATGGCTATAAAGTGATTGGTAGACAGAATGATATTAAACGATTATCAGAAAAATATAATTTTGAAGCAGGTATAGTAGGTTTAGGAGATAACTACCTAAGAGAGAAAGTAGTTCTCGAAATTTTAGACCAAAAAAAGGATTTCCATTTTATAAATGCTATTTCTAAGTTTTCCTATATCAGTGCGACTTCGAAAATCGGCGTTGGCAATGTTATTATGCCAGGTGTGGTTGTAAATTCAGAAGCGTCAATGTCTAATCATTGCGTGATCAATACCAACAGTTCATTGGAGCATAACTGCATTATGGAAGACTTTTCATCTCTGTCGGCCGGTGTAACTACTGGAGGGTATTTTAATTTAGGTAAATATTCTGCAATTGCATTAGGAGTCACCATATTAGATAGAACTAGCATAGGTGAAAATGTTGTGGTTGGTAGTGGTTCTCTCGTCGTAAAAGATTTAGAAAGTCATGGGCTTTACTATGGAGTACCTGCTAAAAGAATTAGAGATAGAAAACCATTTGAAAGATTTTTAAAGTAATGGGTGTAAATGTTCAAAGTCCAATGGTTTCTGTATGTGTCATCACTTACAATCAGGAATCCTATATACAGCAATGTTTAGAAAGTATTCTAGGGCAAAAGACTGATTTTGATGTTGAAATTGTAATTGGGGAAGATTGTTCATCGGATAAAACTGCTACCAGAATTGAAAAATTAGCTGAGACAAATGAAAGTATAAATCTTTTAGTTAATAATACTAATCTTGGTGTCTTACCAAATTTTATTAGAACGTTAGGAGCCTGTAAAGGAAAATATATAGCGTTCTGCGAAGGGGATGATTACTGGATAGACGAAAACAAATTACAGAAGCAAGTAGATTTTTTGGATGAACATCCAAAATATGGAGGTGTTTCTACAAATAATCGCTGGTTTTTTGAAAATGAAAACACCTATAAAAACAGTATTTTGAATGAAGGTGAGATTTCTTTTGAAACCTTAAGTGAATCCAACCAAATAAACTCTCAAACCATTCTGTTTAAAAAAGAGCTAATCAAAGAACTTGATTGGATGAAAACGCTTAAAATAGGAGATTGGCCCTTACATTTATTGGTTACAAGTCAGCAACCTTATTATAGACTTCCAGAGATTACGACAGTTTATCGTGTACATTCAGGAGGTGTTCATTCTTTGTTAAAGGAAGAAATTAAATTGAGAAATAGATTAGAGGTTTTAATAGCGGTATTAGAACATGTTGAATTAACAAATGAACGTAAGGAACTGTTGAATGAGTCTATCAGAAATACTTTGAAAAAATTAATATCTCATCGACCAGGTGACATAAATTCAATACGACAAAAGTATTATGATTTCGGCGGTACGTTTCTAAATACTACACTACTTAAAAGTTATATCAAATGACATGTACCGATTTTTTTGTGGCCAGTTACATAAGACATATACCATACTGCTACTACAGCTACTAAGGATATAGCTAATTACATAGTATTAATACGGGTTTATAATTCTCTATTTATGACTATGGACAATTGTGACCGCAAGTGTTTATATGGTTAAATTATTTCTTATTATTCAGTCCGAGATTTATTTGCCTCGAAAAAATCCTAGCACATAAAATAAGTTATATTTGCAATTTTGGCCATAACGGTCAAGAAGATTTTTAGGAAAATGGTGTTATGGTAAAAATTCAGAATTTCATGTAGCTATGAGAATAGCCAGTCTTAAGCATACTATATCTTAACTATTCTCAAAAAAAAAATAATTCGAAATGGTGGACATAAAGAGAGGAACTGAAAAATGTGCGTAGTTTTTTGGAGCTTATTGATGACGCTGATTTGATATTACATATTTTATCGTTTTTTCTACAGAAAAAGTATTATTAACTAAGAAAAAATTATTTAATGAATATCATATTTATTGCAGAGGTTGTTTTAATTCAAGTTAGTTCGTATTGAATCCTACAACGGAAATTGAAGGTTTTGACAAGTTAGACCATAAGTCAGAAACGGTTTTTATGTTACAATGTTATGATAGTATAACGCCCAATCAACAAAACTAATAAAGGAAAAATTGTGACCCTATGACAATAGCGATAATGCAACCTTATTTTTTACCTTATATTGGCTATTTTCAATTAATTAAGGCATCCCATATATTTGTATTTTATGATGATGTAAATTTTATTAAAGGCGGATGGATCAATAGAAACTATTTTAAT encodes:
- a CDS encoding NeuD/PglB/VioB family sugar acetyltransferase gives rise to the protein MKSKNIVIFCAGPQTRVIIDILMDQPEYEIIGLIDSVIAIGDAFYGYKVIGRQNDIKRLSEKYNFEAGIVGLGDNYLREKVVLEILDQKKDFHFINAISKFSYISATSKIGVGNVIMPGVVVNSEASMSNHCVINTNSSLEHNCIMEDFSSLSAGVTTGGYFNLGKYSAIALGVTILDRTSIGENVVVGSGSLVVKDLESHGLYYGVPAKRIRDRKPFERFLK
- a CDS encoding DegT/DnrJ/EryC1/StrS family aminotransferase → MIPVTEPFLPPKLELYALLDEVYDRNWLTNSGPLVNLLESEIPKFLNYNGHFSYVNNGTIALQIAIKALELQGEIITTPFSYVATTSSIAWQGCKAVFVDIEKESCNIDPKKIEAAITPQTSAILATHVYGNPCDVEAIAEIAKKHSLKVIYDAAHCFGTTYKGKSIFEYGDVSTTSFHATKLFHTVEGGALFTNNKDLAHKINYMRNFGHNGQEEFWGIGINGKNSEFHAAMGIANLKHISNILKKRKAQWLYYRDQLGSHLNVLELIDEAGFNFAYFPIFFATEEELLAKKKVLDENHIYCRRYFFPSLNTLNYAINTDLCEIAEQRAKTVLTLPLYDKLSSANQLLIVKNLLS
- a CDS encoding glycosyltransferase family 2 protein yields the protein MGVNVQSPMVSVCVITYNQESYIQQCLESILGQKTDFDVEIVIGEDCSSDKTATRIEKLAETNESINLLVNNTNLGVLPNFIRTLGACKGKYIAFCEGDDYWIDENKLQKQVDFLDEHPKYGGVSTNNRWFFENENTYKNSILNEGEISFETLSESNQINSQTILFKKELIKELDWMKTLKIGDWPLHLLVTSQQPYYRLPEITTVYRVHSGGVHSLLKEEIKLRNRLEVLIAVLEHVELTNERKELLNESIRNTLKKLISHRPGDINSIRQKYYDFGGTFLNTTLLKSYIK